A portion of the Falco naumanni isolate bFalNau1 chromosome 9, bFalNau1.pat, whole genome shotgun sequence genome contains these proteins:
- the SLC18A3 gene encoding vesicular acetylcholine transporter, producing the protein MSEAGGAGRARAAVARLSEAVGERRRRLGTAMGEARRQRRLLLVVVCVALLLDNMLYMVIVPIIPDYIAAMRGRGDGAGPSAPAGGNETGSGGNRSLLPARYPPATGSNEDVQVGVLFASKAMLQLLVNPLSGTLIDRVGYEAPLLAGLAIMFLSTATFTFAESYATLFAARSLQGLGSAFADTAGIALIADRYAEEPARSRALGTALACISFGSLAAPPFGGVLYEFAGKRVPFLVLACVCLLDGLMLLALAPPGAAGARANMPVGTPIHRLMVDPYIAVVAGALATCNIPLAFLEPTIANWMKESMGASEWEVGLTWLPAFFPHVLGVYVTVRLAAAYPHLQWFYGALGMAIIGASSCLVPACRNFGQVIIPLCGICFGIALVDTALLPTLAFLVDVRHVSVYGSVYAIADISYCVAYALGPIVAGQIVHTMGFVQLNLGMGLANMLYAPVLLFLKNVCQMKPSHSERNILLEEGPKGLYDTIKMEERKGTGKNLQPAGEVENSVDSYRRDLTGVSEEDSSDYEYS; encoded by the coding sequence ATGTCGgaggcggggggcgcgggccgggCGCGGGCCGCCGTGGCGCGGCTGTCGGAGGCGGtgggcgagcggcggcggcggctgggcACCGCCATGGGGGAggcgcggcggcagcggcggctgctgctggtggtggtgtgcGTGGCGCTGCTGCTGGACAACATGCTCTACATGGTCATCGTGCCCATCATCCCCGACTACATCGCGGCCATGCGCGGCCGCGGGGACGGCGCCGGCCCGTCCGCGCCCGCGGGGGGCAACGAGACCGGCAGCGGCGGCAACAGGAGCCTCCTGCCGGCGCGGTACCCGCCGGCCACGGGGAGCAACGAGGACGTGCAGGTCGGGGTGCTGTTCGCCTCCAAggccatgctgcagctgctggtgaaCCCGCTCAGCGGTACCCTCATCGACCGCGTGGGCTACGAGGCGCCGCTGCTGGCCGGGCTGGCCATCATGTTCCTCTCCACCGCCACCTTCACCTTCGCGGAGAGCTACGCGACGCTGTTCGCGGCGCGCAgcctgcaggggctgggctcGGCCTTCGCCGACACGGCCGGCATCGCCCTCATCGCCGACCGCTACGCCGAGGAGCCGGCGCGGAGCCGCGCCCTGGGCACGGCGCTGGCCTGCATCTCCTTCGGCAGCCTGGCCGCCCCCCCCTTCGGCGGCGTCCTCTACGAGTTCGCCGGCAAGCGGGTGCCCTTCCTGGTGCTGGCCTGCGTCTGCCTCCTCGACGGGCtgatgctgctggccctggcGCCGCCCGGCGCTGCCGGGGCGCGGGCCAACATGCCGGTCGGCACCCCCATCCACCGCCTGATGGTCGACCCCTACATCGCCGTGGTGGCAGGGGCCCTGGCCACCTGCAACATCCCCCTGGCCTTCCTGGAGCCCACCATCGCCAACTGGATGAAGGAGTCCATGGGGGCCAGCGAGTGGGAGGTGGGCCTCACCTGGCTGCCCGCCTTCTTCCCCCACGTGCTGGGCGTCTACGTCACCGTCCGGCTGGCCGCCGCGTACCCCCACCTCCAGTGGTTCTATGGGGCCCTGGGCATGGCCATCATTGGCGCCAGCTCTTGCCTGGTGCCAGCCTGCAGGAATTTCGGGCAGGTCATCATTCCCCTTTGCGGCATCTGCTTTGGCATCGCCCTGGTGGACACGGCGCTGCTGCCCACCTTGGCCTTCCTGGTGGACGTGCGCCACGTCTCTGTCTACGGCAGTGTCTACGCCATCGCAGACATCTCCTACTGCGTGGCATACGCCCTGGGGCCCATCGTGGCTGGCCAGATTGTGCACACCATGGGCTTTGTGCAGCTCAATCTGGGCATGGGGCTTGCCAACATGCTTTACGCCCCcgtcctcctcttcctcaaaAACGTCTGCCAAATGAAACCCTCTCACTCGGAGAGGAACATCCTCCTTGAAGAAGGACCTAAGGGACTCTACGACACCATCAAAATGGAGGAGCGCAAAGGCACAGGCAAAAACCTCCAGCCAGCGGGTGAGGTGGAGAACAGCGTGGACTCTTACCGCAGAGACCTGACAGGGGTGTCTGAGGAGGACTCGTCGGACTATGAGTACAGTTAG